Below is a genomic region from Caulobacter rhizosphaerae.
TCGCCGCATGTCAGGTCTCCGGGACAAGGCAAACTTCTCGCACTTCTTCTCAGCGGCTGTGCCTCCCCTTCATGGGGAGGGGGGACCAGCGAAGCTGGTGGGTGGGGCGTCGCCGCCGCGTGGGCGCCCTGCACCGATCCCCCACCCGACCTCGCTTCGCGAGGCCACCCTCCCCGCAAGGGGGAGGGAAGCATCTCCTGTTCACGCCCCCGGCGTCTCCACCGTGAAGCCCTTGGCCTTCAGCTGTTCCAGCACCCCGCCCTCGGCCAGCAGCGAGCGCAGCTCGATCACCGCCACCGCCTTGCCGGGGGTCTTCAGCGCCGACGAGATGGCCTTGACCGCGTCCTTCTGGCCGTCGCGCAGCTCGCGGCTGATCGACGGGGTCGAGGCCAGGCAGCGCGAGAAGCCGCGGTCGGCCGAGACCAGGGCCCGCACCTGGCCCTTGGCCCAGCGGTCCGCCACGGCCTTGATCCCGCCGTCGCCGCTGTCGGCCTGGCGCAGGCCCGCGTCCAGGCACAGCTCCTGCAGCGGCTGGGGAGCCGAGGCCAGGCTCTTGATCGCCCCCACCAGGCTGTAGCCGTCCAAGGTCTGGATACGCGGCCGCTTGGCCAGGTCCTTGTCCTTGGCCAGCGCCTTGATCTGGTCGGTGAGGCTGCCCAGGTGGATCGAGAGGTTGCCCTCCTGCGAGTTGCCGATCACGAAGCCGGCGAAGGCGGGCTTGATGTCGTCCATCTCGTCGGGCTTCTTCTTGGAGGCCTTCAGCCGCGCCTCCAGCCGGGCGCGCAGGTCCGGCGGCAGGGTCTCGCGCATGGGCCGGTCCATCAGGAACAGTTTGCGGCCGCCGAGCACCAGGCTGAGCAGCCGGATGACGCTGACCTCGGCCTCCTGGCCCATGATCAGCACGTTGGCGCCGTCCAGCCGGCGGCGCAGCACCGTGTCGTCGAACGTCAGGTCGCTGGGCGTCATGCCCGGCACGCCCAGCACATAGACGGTGGTGTCGGCGTCGCTGACCTTCCACCAGGCCGGGCCGGGCATCGGGGCGTTGACCACCAGCTCCTCGACCAGGTTGGCCTCGGGGTCGACCTTGTGCAGGTCGATCGGACCGGAGGCGTCGACCGCCTGCTGGGCCAGGGCCGATGAGGCGGTCAGCAGGCCAAACAGGGCGACGCAGGCGGCAAGGCGGTGTTTGATCACTATGTACGGTCCTCGAAGGCGGGCGGAATCGATCTAGGATGATCGGTCTTCGCCAGTTGGACCGGGCCAAGCTGGACTGGTCAAATTACGAAGGCGCAATGCGGCGCCGAACGCCCTGGCGCCTGACGAGAGTTCCCGATGCCGATCCGCCGCCTGCCGCCCGAGACCGTCAACCGCATCGCCGCCGGCGAGGTGGTCGAGCGGCCGGCCAGCGCCATCAAGGAACTGGTCGACAACGCCATCGACGCCGGCGCCACGCGGATCGAGGTCGAGGCCCACGGCGGCGGCCTGACCCGCATCCTGGTGGCCGACGACGGCTGCGGCCTGTCCGCCGAGGAACTGCCTGTCGCCATCGAGCGCCACGCCACCTCCAAGCTGGCCCCCGACGCCGACGGCCTGTGGGACCTGCTGCGCATCCACACCATGGGCTTCCGGGGCGAGGCCCTGCCCTCGATCGGCTCGGTGGCGCGGCTGTCGATCAGCTCGCGGGCCAAGGGCAGCAAGGACGCCTTCTCGATCCTGGTCGAGGGCGGCGCGGTCGGCGAGGTGGCCCCCGCCGCCTTCGCTGGCGACCACGGGGCGCGGATCGAGGTGCGCGACCTGTTCTACGCCACCCCCGCCCGGCTGAAGTTCATGAAGTCCGAACGCGCCGAGGCCCTGGCCATCACCGAGGAGATCAAGCGCCAAGCCATGGCCAACGAGGGCGTCGGCTTCAGCCTGGACATCGACGGCCGCCGGATCATCCGCCTGCCGCCCGAGCACCCCGGCCCGCAAGGCCGCCTGGCCCGGCTGTCGGCGGTGCTGGGCCGCGACTTCCACGACAACGCCATCGAGATCGACCAGACCCGCGACGGCGTGCGGCTGACGGGCTTCGCCGGCCTGCCCACCTACAACCGCGGCAACGCCGCCCACCAGTACCTGTTCGTCAACGGCCGCCCCGTGCGCGACCGGCTGCTGCAGGGGGCCCTGCGCGCGGCCTATGCCGATTTCCTCGCCCGGGACCGCCACCCGACGGCGGCGCTCTATATCAGCCTCGACGCCGCCGAGGTCGACGTCAACGTCCACCCGG
It encodes:
- a CDS encoding TraB/GumN family protein translates to MIKHRLAACVALFGLLTASSALAQQAVDASGPIDLHKVDPEANLVEELVVNAPMPGPAWWKVSDADTTVYVLGVPGMTPSDLTFDDTVLRRRLDGANVLIMGQEAEVSVIRLLSLVLGGRKLFLMDRPMRETLPPDLRARLEARLKASKKKPDEMDDIKPAFAGFVIGNSQEGNLSIHLGSLTDQIKALAKDKDLAKRPRIQTLDGYSLVGAIKSLASAPQPLQELCLDAGLRQADSGDGGIKAVADRWAKGQVRALVSADRGFSRCLASTPSISRELRDGQKDAVKAISSALKTPGKAVAVIELRSLLAEGGVLEQLKAKGFTVETPGA